In the genome of Amia ocellicauda isolate fAmiCal2 chromosome 3, fAmiCal2.hap1, whole genome shotgun sequence, one region contains:
- the chodl gene encoding chondrolectin, which produces MYSFIFTFNVTMLFNYLNTSCNLRMIPILWGVLLLAQSSFGARVVSGQTVCYGGPKHPCYKIAYFKDMSSRVAFEEARKACEIDSGALLSIESEKEQKVIEKLLQDLTSSGSGILDGDFWIGLMRNGEGHEHGSFTACPDLYKWTDGSVSQFRNWYYDEPSCGGEACVVMYHQPTAHHGLGGAYLYQWNDDRCNMKHNFICKYEPESILEKELGDRAEPEYEISTSRMPTRKEMPTSQDEDSQHVIAAGSSGLLLIYVIIPTIPLLLLILVASGTCCFQMLSKSKPRTKTNPNQSTLWISKTSKKENSMEV; this is translated from the exons atgtattcatttattttcacctTTAATGTAACAATGCTGTTCAATTACCTGAATACAAGTTGCAACTTGAGAATGATTCCTATATTGTGGGGAGTGCTATTATTGGCTCAAAGCAGCTTTGGTGCAAGAGTTGTTAGCG GTCAAACTGTGTGTTACGGTGGACCAAAGCACCCCTGCTATAAGATTGCCTACTTCAAAGACATGTCCAGCAGAGTAGCCTTTGAGGAAGCACGCAAGGCCTGTGAAATTGATAGCGGGGCTCTTCTGAGCATAGAAAGTGAAAAAGAGCAGAAAGTCATAGAAAAACTATTGCAGGACTTAACCTCTTCGGGCTCAGGGATTTTGGATGGAGACTTCTGGATTGGCCTAATGAGGAATGGGGAAGGCCATGAACACGGCTCCTTCACTGCCTGCCCAGACCTGTACAAGTGGACAGATGGGAGTGTGTCTCAGTTCAG GAACTGGTATTATGATGAGCCATCTTGTGGAGGGGAAGCCTGCGTTGTGATGTACCATCAGCCCACTGCACACCACGGACTCGGGGGAGCATACCTCTACCAGTGGAACGATGACCGATGCAACATGAAGCACAACTTTATCTGCAAATATGAACCAG AGAGCATCTTGGAGAAAGAATTAGGAGACAGAGCGGAGCCGGAATATg AAATATCAACAAGCCGTATGCCTACCAGAAAGGAGATGCCCACCAGTCAAGACGAAGACTCTCAGCATGTTATAGCAGCAGGATCCTCGG GTCTGCTTCTAATTTATGTCATCATTCCTACAATCCCTCTGTTGCTGTTGATTCTAGTGGCCTCTGGTACCTGCTGCTTTCAGATGTTAAGCAAGAG